In Monodelphis domestica isolate mMonDom1 chromosome 4, mMonDom1.pri, whole genome shotgun sequence, one DNA window encodes the following:
- the C4H1orf167 gene encoding uncharacterized protein C1orf167 homolog isoform X9 produces MPEKQGRDEGPGCRELGDFSLLSSSSGPAETAPSCSSGTSGMNIFRPVNPASSQSDDSMVALPLAASQSFPPWRAPGLGDPHQAVPASPERSSRPMAGMLTCLPSSRVDRGQEMVEPQLEGHLQKIWEILTSLVPQVTNTPHPGPVKGPVLPTHWGSPKEETSSESEGGPGPGFQNAAYAPHLSGQRGRAGPRNYFSASSSPGGHFPPQQRSRGAPRPNKQRGPWMDPGIARNLGARSWNRSDLHLAAAGASQLDLAQEEKSSVNSLTLEARESRTLLRGCFRAWRCHLQKQWTLAKALRRRQLLQKSILAMRSSLRLREAQRELMKKKQGRALLAKSFQKWKDFSRNRRMRKLQTQSRTETSEEDSLPSQKGQQEKPFVSLGVVYEMEGTPEIKLYPKWKSGSGDRRVPTTQDLRQLAAVFHLWHLRKALAAQIHKEARAQAELGKKKLQRAFQAWRASTRDLARISPLVTRHRRAQLDRCFGIWRCHTQRKARCQGSLARWRLETLRRSLRQWVAMVGLQAAHSRAVAQLYLRRQRSWHLEVTAAHQGPSRGGHKPPRRAPGGRAKDSLEEACRKLKLHRVVLLWSRRLAQRRRADSFSQGMKLQLLRRSLRHWRQRVQAAAESPRASCPQELLVGFQDPEESSCGFLGCVVAPLGSSTPRSSSEGARSLTESSGSFGSLAGDDAPWVLALGFRPPPSKASKTWRICVPSGQEHPGPRKQSPTYPFLGAEARGQRKAVQVPTDPGHLESLWQEEGCQEGSRQAPEANQHRQITHQTRVIRSPNQEAARGACQEQTCPKPVWGADQEALRRPPTSGHRFSSSGQQALGELCPGWSQPRASFPKKRVFGKWPPEASMQRTPASCQEPSSLQMPLVVLAEDSHPQGQDWRAEGSRIYRAKRHCLLRCPWAHWNTALPRGAPSRQLAEEEEEESTPVGPGPRIKARLPWRPAIRGHGTLCADPNTLMKQASNYWTRAITLAQAKQKHCSHIGQRKLRKLSVSLGAPKQGFLLASSPYCALHCSSFQLWLQLYRKQGRAKGLTSQEELGKATRQGGGSSRTILIPKSKDHWKAAMLKGTWLERKYLQRWRHEVMLRRFHSQQKTRRLAEVWQCWIDAQGAEQLGRTLVRQWWLEWGWEKWRRQWLQLQVGLRLQDSRISILSQAFGRWYQSWAAQVPRRGSASQLSGVEGQALPAPLGVPPSGEEVQLCPIPSHPTHKS; encoded by the exons ATGCCCGAAAAACAGGGCAGGGACGAGGGCCCTGGTTGCAGGGAGCTGGGTGACTTCAGCCTCCTCTCCTCCAGCAGCGGGCCAGCCGAGACGGCCCCTAGCTGCTCCTCCGGGACCAGCGGGATGAATATCTTCAGGCCTGTCAACCCAGCCTCCTCTCAGTCTGATGACTCTATGGTGGCTCTCCCCTTAGCAGCTTCCCAATCCTTTCCTCCATGGAGGGCCCCGGGCCTAGGGGACCCCCACCAGGCCGTGCCAGCCTCCCCTGAAAGGTCCTCCCGGCCCATGGCGGGGATGTTGACTTGTTTGCCGAGCTCCCGTGTGGACAGAGGCCAGGAAATGGTGGAGCCCCAGCTGGAGGGACATCTACAGAAAATCTGGGAGATCCTCACGTCCCTGGTTCCCCAGGTCACAAATACCCCTCACCCAGGCCCTGTGAAAGGTCCTGTTCTTCCTACCCACTGGGGAAGCCCAAAAGAGGAGACCTCTTCGGAATCTGAGGGTGGGCCTGGCCCCGGTTTCCAGAATGCCGCCTATGCGCCCCACCTCTCAGGGCAAAGAGGCAGAGCAGgcccaagaaattatttttcagcCTCCTCTTCTCCTGGGGGGCATTTCCCGCCCCAGCAGCGGTCCAGAGGGGCTCCGAGGCCCAACAAACAGAGGGGTCCCTGGATGGATCCGGGCATTGCCAGGAACCTTGGAGCAAGAAGCTGGAATAGGAGTGACCTACACCTGGCCGCCGCCGGGGCCTCCCAGCTGGATCTGGCACAAGAAGAG aAGTCATCCGTAAACTCTTTAACGCTAGAGGCCAGGGAATCAAG GACCCTCCTCAGAGGCTGCTTCAGAGCCTGGAGATGCCATCTGCAAAAACAGTGGACCCTGGCCAAGGCTCTGAGGAGGAGACAGCTCTTGCAAAAGAGCATCCTGGCAATGCGCAGCTCCTTAAGACTCCGGGAAGCCCAGAGGGAGCTCATGAAGAAGAAGCAGGGTCGGGCCCTGCTGGCCAAGAGCTTCCAGAAG TGGAAAGACTTCTCTAGGAATCGGAGAATGAGGAAGCTGCAGACTCAGTCCAGGACAGAGACTTCTGAGGAAGACTCCCTACCTTCCCAGAAAGGCCAACAGGAAAA ACCCTTTGTCAGTCTAGGAGTGGTCTATGAAATGGAGGGAACGCCAGAGATTAAGCTCTACCCCAAATGGAAATCGGGCAGTGGGGACAGGAGGGTTCCAACCACTCAAGACCTTCGACAGCTGGCTG CAGTCTTCCACCTGTGGCACCTGCGGAAAGCGCTGGCAGCACAAATACACAAGGAGGCCCGGGCCCAGGCTGAGCTGGGGAAGAAGAAGCTTCAGAGGGCCTTCCAGGCGTGGCGGGCCAGCACCAGGGACCTCGCGCGGATCTCCCCTCTGGTGACCCGGCACCGAAGAGCCCAGCTGGATCG GTGCTTTGGGATATGGAGGTGCCACACCCAGAGAAAGGCCCGGTGCCAGGGCAGCCTGGCCCGCTGGCGGCTAGAGACCTTGCGGAGGAGCCTGCGCCAGTGGGTCGCCATGGTGGGGCTCCAGGCGGCGCATTCGAGGGCCGTGGCGCAGCTCTATCTCCGTCGCCAGAGGAGCTGGCACCTGGAGG TGACGGCGGCCCACCAGGGGCCCAGCAGAGGAGGACACAAGCCGCCCCGCCGTGCCCCCGGGGGCAGGGCAAAGGACTCTCTGGAGGAGGCCTGCCGGAAGCTGAAATTACACCGGGTGGTCCTGCTGTGGTCCCGGAGGCTGGCCCAGCGCCGGCGGGCGGA CTCTTTCTCCCAGGGCATGAAGCTGCAGCTTCTTCGGCGCAGCCTGCGTCACTGGCGGCAGAGGGTCCAGGCGGCGGCAGAGTCGCCTCGtgccagctgcccccaagagctCCTCGTCGGCTTCCAGGATCCAGAAGAGTCGTCCTGCGGGTTTCTGGGCTGTGTCGTGGCCCCGCTGGGCTCCAGCACCCCCAGGAGCTCATCAGAGGGG GCCCGTAGCCTGACCGAGAGCAGCGGCTCCTTTGGGAGCCTGGCGGGGGACGATGCCCCTTGGGTGCTGGCCCTGGGCTTCAGGCCGCCCCCTTCGAAGGCCTCCAAGACCTGGAGGATATGCGTCCCCTCTGG GCAGGAGCATCCTGGACCCAGGAAACAGTCGCCGACCTACCCTTTTCTGGGAGCAGAGGCTCGTGGCCAGAGGAAAGCTGTGCAG GTTCCCACAGACCCTGGCCACCTGGAGAGCCTCTGGCAAGAGGAGGGGTGCCAGGAGGGCTCTCGGCAGGCTCCAGAAGCCAACCAGCATCGCCAGATCACCCACCAAACCCG GGTGATCCGCAGCCCAAACCAAGAGGCAGCCCGAGGGGCTTGCCAGGAGCAGACCTGCCCAAAGCCAGTCTGGGGAGCCGACCAAGAAGCTCTTCGCCGCCCGCCTACATCGGGGCACA GATTCTCTTCCTCAGGCCAGCAGGCCCTCGGGGAGCTGTGTCCCGGGTGGAGTCAGCCGAGGGCCTCCTTCCCCAAGAAGAGAGTGTTTGGAAAATGGCCGCCTGAGGCATCAATGCAGAGAACCCCTGCCTCCTGCCAGGAGCCGTCCAGCCTGCAGAT GCCCCTTGTGGTCCTAGCTGAGGACAGTCACCCCCAGGGCCAGGACTGGAGAGCAGAGGGGAGTCGGATCTACCGTGCCAAGCGGCACTGTCTCCTTAGGTGTCCCTGGGCCCACTGGAACACAGCACTGCCCAGAGGGGCGCCGAGCCGGCAGCTggccgaggaggaggaggaggagagcacCCCTGTGGGCCCCGGGCCCAGGATCAAAGCCAGGCTCCCTTGGAGACCGGCCATCAGAGGGCACGGCACCCTGTGTGCAGATCCCAACACTCTCATGAAGCAG GCCAGCAACTACTGGACAAGAGCCATAACCCTGGCCCAGGCCAAGCAGAAACACTGCAGCCACATTGGACAGAGGAAGCTAAGGAAGTTGTCGGTGTCTCTGG GTGCCCCAAAGCAGGGCTTCCTGCTGGCTTCTTCCCCCTACTGTGCTCTCCACTGTAGTTCCTTCCAACTTTGGCTTCAACTTTACCGAAAGCAAGGCAGGGCCAAGGGACTGACCAGCCAGGAGGAGCTTGGGAAGGCTACCAGACAAGGAGGCGGCAGCTCTAGGACAATCCTGATCCCCAAGAGCAAAGACCACTGGAAGGCAGCAATGTTGAAGGGAACATGGCTGGA GAGGAAATACCTACAGAGGTGGAGACATGAGGTAATGCTTCGGAGGTTTCACAGCCAACAAAAAACAAGGAGACTGGCAGAAGTCTGGCAATGCTGGATAGATGCCCAGGGAGCAGAGCAACTGGGACGGACACTG GTCAGGCAGTGGTGGCTGGAATGGGGCTGGGAGAAGTGGCGGAGGCAGTGGCTGCAGCTTCAAGTGGGCCTGCGTTTGCAAGACTCCCGCATCAGCATCCTCTCTCAG GCCTTTGGAAGATGGTACCAGAGCTGGGCAGCCCAGGTGCCCAGGAGAGGAAGTGCCAGCCAGTTATCAGGGGTCGAGGGGCAGGCCCTTCCTGCCCCATTGGGGGTGCCTCCCTCAGGGGAAGAAGTCCAACTGtgccccatcccatcccatcccactcACAAGAGCTAG
- the C4H1orf167 gene encoding uncharacterized protein C1orf167 homolog isoform X3, whose amino-acid sequence MDANRKENVPPWPGGHMNSGQRSVQKKLNINFSVGNEQKTVLSSCPMELGPGHRLELGRPMVSNLDRRQLSTLVQTNLPPSGQPLQDATRMVSNPCFEQQSNLHAWAWRLKPSEKQRAIFFKQNNMNLSREDPERRGGNRNPLNLEGPDRRLLNCSRDLLQPPRSQSAPWSSKLSSQTHRHPFLRDRPSSSLPGFGNSLKISPKATKVQGSESNPFPQSGHNHHPAQPSQRPNCWAPNPTGRAFSLEDLPGQCQQSAHPLIMGPSTELSPELARLLLSRRCREYPEMLHLFKASQEPFRPCGPWPVSNQATSSDKTSEHPSPHTQSCRAVTLEATPSLIPGHPSPLTLSNGTMIPRCHNPLTLSPGAMNLEDSPNFSSMFPKCRPLLPRSMNTESYSNLLLCYRNPHPCSSKAGNPEAPPNLKPGYPGPHPYSNSSGSPEASPNPIILSPNIVSPKAPPNLTPGYPSPPPFPLRPMSPEASPSLTAGYPNLHTFSNKTEAPEASPNPMPGSSLFTLPYHAATTEVYPTLLSEHPNFHTLSSKVMTPKVSPNLTQEFPSPNSLSSRIRAPETPLRLTPENLGPFTLFSSIATPEVSPKLTVRYPNPFTLSGSPENPEASPNLIPRAGTPEASPTLLTLRRPQGVQPFTRAFGMPEKQGRDEGPGCRELGDFSLLSSSSGPAETAPSCSSGTSGMNIFRPVNPASSQSDDSMVALPLAASQSFPPWRAPGLGDPHQAVPASPERSSRPMAGMLTCLPSSRVDRGQEMVEPQLEGHLQKIWEILTSLVPQVTNTPHPGPVKGPVLPTHWGSPKEETSSESEGGPGPGFQNAAYAPHLSGQRGRAGPRNYFSASSSPGGHFPPQQRSRGAPRPNKQRGPWMDPGIARNLGARSWNRSDLHLAAAGASQLDLAQEEKSSVNSLTLEARESRTLLRGCFRAWRCHLQKQWTLAKALRRRQLLQKSILAMRSSLRLREAQRELMKKKQGRALLAKSFQKWKDFSRNRRMRKLQTQSRTETSEEDSLPSQKGQQEKPFVSLGVVYEMEGTPEIKLYPKWKSGSGDRRVPTTQDLRQLAAVFHLWHLRKALAAQIHKEARAQAELGKKKLQRAFQAWRASTRDLARISPLVTRHRRAQLDRCFGIWRCHTQRKARCQGSLARWRLETLRRSLRQWVAMVGLQAAHSRAVAQLYLRRQRSWHLEVTAAHQGPSRGGHKPPRRAPGGRAKDSLEEACRKLKLHRVVLLWSRRLAQRRRADSFSQGMKLQLLRRSLRHWRQRVQAAAESPRASCPQELLVGFQDPEESSCGFLGCVVAPLGSSTPRSSSEGARSLTESSGSFGSLAGDDAPWVLALGFRPPPSKASKTWRICVPSGQEHPGPRKQSPTYPFLGAEARGQRKAVQVPTDPGHLESLWQEEGCQEGSRQAPEANQHRQITHQTRVIRSPNQEAARGACQEQTCPKPVWGADQEALRRPPTSGHSQQALGELCPGWSQPRASFPKKRVFGKWPPEASMQRTPASCQEPSSLQMPLVVLAEDSHPQGQDWRAEGSRIYRAKRHCLLRCPWAHWNTALPRGAPSRQLAEEEEEESTPVGPGPRIKARLPWRPAIRGHGTLCADPNTLMKQASNYWTRAITLAQAKQKHCSHIGQRKLRKLSVSLGAPKQGFLLASSPYCALHCSSFQLWLQLYRKQGRAKGLTSQEELGKATRQGGGSSRTILIPKSKDHWKAAMLKGTWLERKYLQRWRHEVMLRRFHSQQKTRRLAEVWQCWIDAQGAEQLGRTLVRQWWLEWGWEKWRRQWLQLQVGLRLQDSRISILSQAFGRWYQSWAAQVPRRGSASQLSGVEGQALPAPLGVPPSGEEVQLCPIPSHPTHKS is encoded by the exons GACAACGGTCggttcagaaaaagctgaataTCAATTTCTCTGTGGGCAATGAACAAAAAACTGTGTTGTCGTCTTGCCCAATGGAACTGGGGCCAGGCCACAGGTTGGAGCTGGGGAGGCCTATGGTCAGCAACCTTGACAGAAGGCAGCTGTCCACCTTGGTTCAGACCAACTTGCCTCCTTCTGGGCAGCCCCTGCAAGATGCCACGAGGATGGTGAGTAACCCCTGCTTTGAGCAACAAAGCAATCTGCACGCCTGGGCCTGGAGGCTGAAGCCATCTGAGAAGCAGAGAGCGATTTTCTTCAAGCAAAACAACATGAATCTGAGCAGAGaagacccagagaggagaggggggaacAGGAACCCCCTGAACCTAGAAGGGCCAGACAGGAGACTGTTGAATTGCTCAAGGGATCTCCTGCAGCCCCCACGATCTCAAAGTGCTCCTTGGTCCTCCAAGCTAAGCAGCCAGACCCATAGGCACCCATTTCTAAGGGACCGACCATCATCTTCACTCCCTGGCTTTGGAAATTCTTTGAAGATCTCGCCAAAAGCCACAAAAGTTCAGGGCTCTGAATCAAACCCTTTCCCTCAGTCTGGGCATAACCATCATCCTGCCCAACCCAGCCAAAGACCGAATTGCTGGGCCCCAAACCCCACGGGACGAGCCTTCTCCTTGGAAGACCTCCCAGGCCAGTGTCAGCAATCGGCTCACCCCCTAATCATGGGGCCCAGCACTGAGCTTTCCCCAGAATTGGCTCGTTTGCTCTTGTCCAGGAGATGCCGTGAATACCCAGAAATGCTCCACCTATTCAAGGCTTCCCAGGAGCCCTTCAGACCCTGTGGACCTTGGCCCGTCTCGAACCAGGCCACTTCTTCAGATAAGACATCAGAGCACCCCAGCCCCCATACCCAGTCCTGCAGAGCTGTGACTCTAGAGGCCACCCCCAGCCTGATACCAGGGCATCCCAGCCCTCTCACTCTCTCCAACGGCACTATGATACCCAGATGTCACAATCCTCTCACTCTTTCCCCTGGGGCTATGAATTTGGAGGACTCCCCAAACTTTTCATCAATGTTCCCCAAATGCAGACCTCTGTTACCTAGGTCAATGAATACAGAGTCCTACTCAAACCTGTTACTATGTTACCGTAACCCCCATCCATGCTCCAGCAAGGCTGGGAATCCAGAGGCCCCCCCAAATCTGAAACCAGGGTACCCTGGCCCTCATCCATACTCTAACAGTTCTGGGAGTCCAGAAGCTTCCCCTAACCCCATCATTCTCTCTCCTAACATTGTAAGTCCAAAGGCCCCCCCAAATCTGACACCAGGGTATCCTagccctcctccttttccccttagACCAATGTCTCCAGAAGCCTCCCCAAGTCTGACAGCAGGGTATCCCAACCTCCACACTTTCTCTAATAAGACTGAGGCTCCAGAGGCCTCCCCCAACCCCATGCCAGGGTCTTCTCTCTTTACTCTCCCCTACCATGCTGCTACTACAGAGGTCTATCCCACTCTCCTATCAGAGCATCCCAACTTCCATACTCTCTCCAGCAAAGTTATGACCCCAAAGGTCTCACCCAATCTGACGCAGGAGTTTCCCAGCCCCAATTCTCTATCTAGCAGAATTAGGGCGCCAGAAACTCCCCTAAGGTTGACCCCCGAGAACCTCGGCCCCTTTACTCTCTTTAGCAGTATTGCAACTCCAGAGGTCTCCCCGAAGCTGACAGTAAGGTACCCCAATCCTTTTACTCTTTCCGGCAGTCCTGAGAATCCAGAGGCCTCCCCCAACCTGATCCCAAG AGCTGGGACTCCAGAAGCCTCCCCAACGCTGCTGACCCTGAGGCGCCCTCAAGGTGTGCAGCCGTTCACCAGGGCCTTTGGCATGCCCGAAAAACAGGGCAGGGACGAGGGCCCTGGTTGCAGGGAGCTGGGTGACTTCAGCCTCCTCTCCTCCAGCAGCGGGCCAGCCGAGACGGCCCCTAGCTGCTCCTCCGGGACCAGCGGGATGAATATCTTCAGGCCTGTCAACCCAGCCTCCTCTCAGTCTGATGACTCTATGGTGGCTCTCCCCTTAGCAGCTTCCCAATCCTTTCCTCCATGGAGGGCCCCGGGCCTAGGGGACCCCCACCAGGCCGTGCCAGCCTCCCCTGAAAGGTCCTCCCGGCCCATGGCGGGGATGTTGACTTGTTTGCCGAGCTCCCGTGTGGACAGAGGCCAGGAAATGGTGGAGCCCCAGCTGGAGGGACATCTACAGAAAATCTGGGAGATCCTCACGTCCCTGGTTCCCCAGGTCACAAATACCCCTCACCCAGGCCCTGTGAAAGGTCCTGTTCTTCCTACCCACTGGGGAAGCCCAAAAGAGGAGACCTCTTCGGAATCTGAGGGTGGGCCTGGCCCCGGTTTCCAGAATGCCGCCTATGCGCCCCACCTCTCAGGGCAAAGAGGCAGAGCAGgcccaagaaattatttttcagcCTCCTCTTCTCCTGGGGGGCATTTCCCGCCCCAGCAGCGGTCCAGAGGGGCTCCGAGGCCCAACAAACAGAGGGGTCCCTGGATGGATCCGGGCATTGCCAGGAACCTTGGAGCAAGAAGCTGGAATAGGAGTGACCTACACCTGGCCGCCGCCGGGGCCTCCCAGCTGGATCTGGCACAAGAAGAG aAGTCATCCGTAAACTCTTTAACGCTAGAGGCCAGGGAATCAAG GACCCTCCTCAGAGGCTGCTTCAGAGCCTGGAGATGCCATCTGCAAAAACAGTGGACCCTGGCCAAGGCTCTGAGGAGGAGACAGCTCTTGCAAAAGAGCATCCTGGCAATGCGCAGCTCCTTAAGACTCCGGGAAGCCCAGAGGGAGCTCATGAAGAAGAAGCAGGGTCGGGCCCTGCTGGCCAAGAGCTTCCAGAAG TGGAAAGACTTCTCTAGGAATCGGAGAATGAGGAAGCTGCAGACTCAGTCCAGGACAGAGACTTCTGAGGAAGACTCCCTACCTTCCCAGAAAGGCCAACAGGAAAA ACCCTTTGTCAGTCTAGGAGTGGTCTATGAAATGGAGGGAACGCCAGAGATTAAGCTCTACCCCAAATGGAAATCGGGCAGTGGGGACAGGAGGGTTCCAACCACTCAAGACCTTCGACAGCTGGCTG CAGTCTTCCACCTGTGGCACCTGCGGAAAGCGCTGGCAGCACAAATACACAAGGAGGCCCGGGCCCAGGCTGAGCTGGGGAAGAAGAAGCTTCAGAGGGCCTTCCAGGCGTGGCGGGCCAGCACCAGGGACCTCGCGCGGATCTCCCCTCTGGTGACCCGGCACCGAAGAGCCCAGCTGGATCG GTGCTTTGGGATATGGAGGTGCCACACCCAGAGAAAGGCCCGGTGCCAGGGCAGCCTGGCCCGCTGGCGGCTAGAGACCTTGCGGAGGAGCCTGCGCCAGTGGGTCGCCATGGTGGGGCTCCAGGCGGCGCATTCGAGGGCCGTGGCGCAGCTCTATCTCCGTCGCCAGAGGAGCTGGCACCTGGAGG TGACGGCGGCCCACCAGGGGCCCAGCAGAGGAGGACACAAGCCGCCCCGCCGTGCCCCCGGGGGCAGGGCAAAGGACTCTCTGGAGGAGGCCTGCCGGAAGCTGAAATTACACCGGGTGGTCCTGCTGTGGTCCCGGAGGCTGGCCCAGCGCCGGCGGGCGGA CTCTTTCTCCCAGGGCATGAAGCTGCAGCTTCTTCGGCGCAGCCTGCGTCACTGGCGGCAGAGGGTCCAGGCGGCGGCAGAGTCGCCTCGtgccagctgcccccaagagctCCTCGTCGGCTTCCAGGATCCAGAAGAGTCGTCCTGCGGGTTTCTGGGCTGTGTCGTGGCCCCGCTGGGCTCCAGCACCCCCAGGAGCTCATCAGAGGGG GCCCGTAGCCTGACCGAGAGCAGCGGCTCCTTTGGGAGCCTGGCGGGGGACGATGCCCCTTGGGTGCTGGCCCTGGGCTTCAGGCCGCCCCCTTCGAAGGCCTCCAAGACCTGGAGGATATGCGTCCCCTCTGG GCAGGAGCATCCTGGACCCAGGAAACAGTCGCCGACCTACCCTTTTCTGGGAGCAGAGGCTCGTGGCCAGAGGAAAGCTGTGCAG GTTCCCACAGACCCTGGCCACCTGGAGAGCCTCTGGCAAGAGGAGGGGTGCCAGGAGGGCTCTCGGCAGGCTCCAGAAGCCAACCAGCATCGCCAGATCACCCACCAAACCCG GGTGATCCGCAGCCCAAACCAAGAGGCAGCCCGAGGGGCTTGCCAGGAGCAGACCTGCCCAAAGCCAGTCTGGGGAGCCGACCAAGAAGCTCTTCGCCGCCCGCCTACATCGGGGCACA GCCAGCAGGCCCTCGGGGAGCTGTGTCCCGGGTGGAGTCAGCCGAGGGCCTCCTTCCCCAAGAAGAGAGTGTTTGGAAAATGGCCGCCTGAGGCATCAATGCAGAGAACCCCTGCCTCCTGCCAGGAGCCGTCCAGCCTGCAGAT GCCCCTTGTGGTCCTAGCTGAGGACAGTCACCCCCAGGGCCAGGACTGGAGAGCAGAGGGGAGTCGGATCTACCGTGCCAAGCGGCACTGTCTCCTTAGGTGTCCCTGGGCCCACTGGAACACAGCACTGCCCAGAGGGGCGCCGAGCCGGCAGCTggccgaggaggaggaggaggagagcacCCCTGTGGGCCCCGGGCCCAGGATCAAAGCCAGGCTCCCTTGGAGACCGGCCATCAGAGGGCACGGCACCCTGTGTGCAGATCCCAACACTCTCATGAAGCAG GCCAGCAACTACTGGACAAGAGCCATAACCCTGGCCCAGGCCAAGCAGAAACACTGCAGCCACATTGGACAGAGGAAGCTAAGGAAGTTGTCGGTGTCTCTGG GTGCCCCAAAGCAGGGCTTCCTGCTGGCTTCTTCCCCCTACTGTGCTCTCCACTGTAGTTCCTTCCAACTTTGGCTTCAACTTTACCGAAAGCAAGGCAGGGCCAAGGGACTGACCAGCCAGGAGGAGCTTGGGAAGGCTACCAGACAAGGAGGCGGCAGCTCTAGGACAATCCTGATCCCCAAGAGCAAAGACCACTGGAAGGCAGCAATGTTGAAGGGAACATGGCTGGA GAGGAAATACCTACAGAGGTGGAGACATGAGGTAATGCTTCGGAGGTTTCACAGCCAACAAAAAACAAGGAGACTGGCAGAAGTCTGGCAATGCTGGATAGATGCCCAGGGAGCAGAGCAACTGGGACGGACACTG GTCAGGCAGTGGTGGCTGGAATGGGGCTGGGAGAAGTGGCGGAGGCAGTGGCTGCAGCTTCAAGTGGGCCTGCGTTTGCAAGACTCCCGCATCAGCATCCTCTCTCAG GCCTTTGGAAGATGGTACCAGAGCTGGGCAGCCCAGGTGCCCAGGAGAGGAAGTGCCAGCCAGTTATCAGGGGTCGAGGGGCAGGCCCTTCCTGCCCCATTGGGGGTGCCTCCCTCAGGGGAAGAAGTCCAACTGtgccccatcccatcccatcccactcACAAGAGCTAG